Within the Pelagovum pacificum genome, the region CAGATGACCACAATCGACCGAGTCGAAATCGGATTAGTCAACTTAGAGCCAAAGGTTCTGCGGACAGATGCGATCCAGACCTTTGAGGTCCAAGAAACCCCGGTCGTCACTGTGTATGACAGCGATGGCGGCGTGGGGATCGGTTATTCCTATACGATCGGTTCGGGTGGCCCTTCGGTGATCGCTCTCCTCGAGAAGACGCTTGCGCCAGCCTTGATCGGACGCGATCCGGCCTGCATCGGCGGCATCTGGTACGACCTGCTGCGCCGCACCAATGCCACTTCAGTGGGTGCGATCACTTCGCTTGCTCTCGCGGCGATCGACACGGCACTGTGGGACCTGTCCTGCCGCCGCGCAGGACAGCCACTCTGGAAGGCCGCCGGCGGTGCGCGCGACCACGTTGAGGTCTATTCGACCGAGGGCGGCTGGCTTCATCTAGATCAGGGCGCGCTGATCGAAGACGCCGTCGAAAAAAAGCAGGCTGGCTTCAAGGGAGCCAAATTGAAGATCGGTCGCCCCGGCCACGAGGACGCTGCGCGATTAAATGGCGTGCGCAAAGCCGCGGGCGATGACTTCCAGATCATGACCGACGCCAATCAGGCATTCTCGCTGTCCGAGGCCATCCGCCGAGCCAGCATTCTCGAGGATCACGGTGTCGCCTGGTTCGAAGAACCACTACCCGCAGACCGGGTCCGGGCGCATACGGCCCTCGCCCAGTCAACCAACGTGCCCATCGCGGTCGGAGAAAGCATGTACTCGCTCTCTCAGTTCAACGAATACCTGGCCAACGATGCTGCATCCATCGTTCAAGCCGACGTTGCGCGCATCGGTGGAATCACGCCGTGGCTGAAGGTCGCGGCGCTGGCTGAAGCATATGGGGTCGCGATCTGTCCCCACTTCCTAATGGAGCTGCATGTGTCCCTTGTCTGTGCCGTTCCGAACGCTCCTTGGCTCGAATACATCCCTCAGCTGGATGCAATAACGCAATCCGAAGTCGAGATCCGCGACGGTATCGCGCGACCCAGCAATGCACCAGGTCTTGGGATCGACTGGGATCACGATGCGCTCCGTCGTCTGTCCGATCTTGCACTTGTCGTCGACAGCCCGGTGTGAGGGCGCAGTTTCAGTCCAAACGTCTCTTGTAAATGACTCTCCAAGATCCGCAGCATATCAATCTCCGAGCCTCGCTTACGCCAAAGCCGGCCAGCAAACAATCGACCTGACCTGGGACCCTTCTGAACCGCACCGGGTTCGCCGGAGGCTAAATTTCGTTGCGTCGCCACGGCTTCAATATCCCCTGCGTAAAACGCGGTTTCGGCTTCACGGGCGGGATGTTCCCGATGGACTGGAGTAGGCGACGGGCATTGAACCAGTCGGCCCATTCTAGCGTCGCGTATTCGACGGCCTCGAAACTGCGCTAAGGGCCGCGGCGGTGAATAACCTCTGCTTTCAACAGGCCGGTGATAGCCTCCGCGAGAGCGTCTTCGTAGCTGTCTTCGACACTGCTCACCGACGATTCGATACCTTCCTTGCCGAGAGGCGCTAGGAATACTTGATGGACAGTTGCTGAGACCTGCAATCAATGTGGTTGACCAGTCCCATGCCCTTCGCTGGCTAGCGCTCATGGACGCCCAGCGAGGCGATCCGAGTTCCGCGCGCGATGCCATAAGCACGAGATGCCGGGCAGTGGGCCAGATCAAGTGCAGCCGTGGGGATGACGGCGAACACGCTCGGAGCTCATTAGGCCGGCTTGAGTGCTTGACGACCGCGCGCCCGTGCCAGCGGATGCGCCATAGAAGGGGCGCGTCGGAGGTAGGGGATGCGGGCCCTCTCGCCCGCTCAGATGCAGGAACGCCTGTTCAGATCCAGCGTCGGGCCACTGCATGACTGGGAGAAGCCAAACATTCCCGAAGGAGTTGCTCTCTACGAACCTGAACTTTTCGATAGCTACGACAATGCAAGCACCCAAGTCGTTCAGGGCCTAAGAACAGATCAACGATTTGAACGGGTTTCGACACTTCACTGCTCCTACCTCACCTCTTTCGAGGTTTTCACAGACGCGGCAAGGAGATGAGATGGTGGACATCGTCGATGCCGAGACACGCTCACGCATGATGGCGGGGCTCAAGGGAGAGAACACCAAGCCCAGCTGGCTCTCAGGCAGGCATTGCACGCGCGCGGTTTCCGCTTCCGACTCCATTCGAAGAATGGTCCATGGTCGACTAGACCTCGTTCTCCCGAAGTATCGCGCCGTCGTCTTTGTGCACGGCTGCTTCTGGCATCGGCATGAGGGATGCCGCTACTCCACCACTCCCGCAACGCGCTCGGAGTTCATCGCAGGCAGGTCCGAACAATATCGGCCCTGAGTGACCGCTTCAGGGGCTCGCGGCGGCGAAGCCAGTGCCCAGCCCCACCCGCATATCCCTCGAAAGAACGAAAAAATCTGGCCGCAGCCGGAGGGGGAGAACGCTTTCGCGAGGGTAAGTGGCGGAGGGGATGGACCTGACGTCGAACCTTCTCTGCCGCTAACTCATTGATTGCGCTTGCCATCAAGATCGTTCCCCTGCCCTCCAAGCCTGTGACTGCGATTCCCTCACCGAACGCCGCTTTCTCAAAACCGAACAGATTTTGTCTGCCCGATAGCCAGTCGTTGGCGGCACGGCATTAAGAAGAGACTTTGCCGTATTCGGCCATTCGCTGCGCCCTGTCTCAAGGTTCACGATGCGGACGAAGCTGACTTTAACTCCGCGAAGATCAATGGCCGCATTTAATGGGGGCATATTTAGAGAAAGCACCTCGGGTGGGAACTGGGCCTCCGAGTCGAAAGTCACTTTCCCTTTTGGTCCATTTAAAGTCCCCACTTCGGGGAACCATTTCAATCGGCAGGACTTCATCCCAACGACAGAACAGCCCAAGAATTTGAAAAAGGAGGGCGTCAAAATTTCTTGGCGCAATGAGCCCCACTGGCAGTGAAGGTTAGGACAGTAGTCGACAAACCGAGACCAGCGCGTCTTAATGATGCTGTAGGGAGAGCAAAATGACACCAAAGGCATCGCATGCTGATATTGTGATGGAGGCAACGCAGTCGACATCGGCTGCGGCAAAGTCGCGGGTTGCTGCGAGTTGGCACCGTTCTGTCATTAAGCATGGACTGGACCCTGATGAGCATCGGGCACCTGACCGAATAGAGCAAAAAAGTCTGCAATTCAGGATGGAGACGCTCGAAAAATTCATGACCGTCGCGAGCCCGCGTTTGGACGCGCTTTTCTCTCTGGTCGGGCAATCGGGTTGCGCGGTTTTCCTGACCGATACAGATGGCATCATCCTAGATCAACGTCTCTCTGATGCTGACGCTATGGCATTTGAAGGTTGGGGCCTCACAACCGGTGCCGACTGGAGTGAAGAGAAAGAAGGCACGAACGGCATTGGGACCTGTCTGACCGAGCAACGTCATGTAATCATTCATCAAGACGAGCATTTCTATACGCGCAACACAGGCATGAGTTGCATCGACGCGCCGATCTACGGCAGCAACGGTCAACTTGTGGCGGCGCTTGATTTATCATCCGCGCGTGCAGATCAAACGGAGGCCTTCAATCGCCTGATCGCGGCCCAAGTGGCCCAAACCGCACGCGCGATTGAAGCCGTGAATTTCAGGGCCGCCTTTTCATCCGCGCGGATCATTGTGGCCGAGAGCGACGACGCCGAGGCCTCAACGCTACTTGCCATTGACGAAAGTGATTTGGTGATAGGGGCCACCCGCGAGGCCCGCCGTGTCTTTGGGCTGCAACGGACGGGTGATTTAGTCGCGCGCCCTGCAACAGACATACTGGGACGTGAAGATGGCCCTACAGGATTTGAGAAGGCCGAAAAGGCCGCTGTGATTCGTGCGTTGGCACGGGCCGGAAACAACGTATCGCAGGCCGCGCGCCAGCTTGGGATCGGTCGTGCGACGCTTTATCGGCGGATGAAGCGGCTTGGACTTGAAGATAGTTAGGGGAAACTGTCTCATTGGTGAGACACCTTTAATCCCGCGACACCTTCCTGCCACAAGACGTGGCGCACGACGCAAGTCACACTCTTTGTAATCCGGGAGGAGAAGCCGGATAACAATGGAGGATTTCAAATGAACGATATGACCCACACCGAGGCAGGCACATATGTGTCGCCGTTTAAGCTGCGCTACGACAACTATATCGGCGGCGCGTTTGTGCCACCCGTCAATGGCAAATACTTCGAAAACGTGACGCCCATTACCGGTGGCTTGATCAACGAATGCGCCCGCTCTGACGCGGCGGATATTGAGCTCGCACTTGATGCAGCCCACGCTGCCAAAGACGCTTGGGGCAAAACATCTGCCACGCATCGCGCGAATATTTTGCTTAAAATTGCGGACCGGATCGAAGAGAACCTAGAACTCTTGGCCACTGCCGAAACATGGGACAACGGCAAGCCGATCCGCGAAACGATGAACGCAGACGTGCCACTTTGCGCCGACCACTTCCGCTATTTTGCAGGTGTTTTGCGCGCGCAAGAAGGCAACATGAGCGAGATCGACAACGACACCGTCGCCTATCACTACCACGAGCCCTTGGGCGTTGTCGGCCAGATCATTCCTTGGAACTTTTCTTTGCTGATGGCGGCATGGAAACTGGCCCCTGCTTTGGCTGCGGGCAACTGCGTCGTAATGAAACCAGCCGAACAAACGCCTGCCGCGATCATGGTCTTTGCAGAACTAATCAACGATTTGTTGCCAGCCGGCACATTAAATATCGTCAACGGCTTTGGCGGAGAAGTCGGCGCAGCACTTGCCAGTTCCTCGCGCATTGCAAAAATCGCCTTCACTGGGTCCACCGTCACGGGACGCAAAATCATGGAAGCGGCGACCAAGAACCTGATCCCCGTCACGCTTGAACTGGGTGGCAAGTCGCCAAACATCTTCTTTTCTGACGTGATGGCAAAGGATGATGCGTTCTTGGACAAGGCCGTCGAAGGCTTCGTTCTGTTCGCCTTCAACCAAGGCGAAGTCTGCACCTGCCCTTCACGTGCGCTGATCCAAGAGGACATCTACGAAGAGTTCATCGCGC harbors:
- a CDS encoding mandelate racemase/muconate lactonizing enzyme family protein, which codes for MTTIDRVEIGLVNLEPKVLRTDAIQTFEVQETPVVTVYDSDGGVGIGYSYTIGSGGPSVIALLEKTLAPALIGRDPACIGGIWYDLLRRTNATSVGAITSLALAAIDTALWDLSCRRAGQPLWKAAGGARDHVEVYSTEGGWLHLDQGALIEDAVEKKQAGFKGAKLKIGRPGHEDAARLNGVRKAAGDDFQIMTDANQAFSLSEAIRRASILEDHGVAWFEEPLPADRVRAHTALAQSTNVPIAVGESMYSLSQFNEYLANDAASIVQADVARIGGITPWLKVAALAEAYGVAICPHFLMELHVSLVCAVPNAPWLEYIPQLDAITQSEVEIRDGIARPSNAPGLGIDWDHDALRRLSDLALVVDSPV
- a CDS encoding PDDEXK family nuclease, yielding MVDIVDAETRSRMMAGLKGENTKPSWLSGRHCTRAVSASDSIRRMVHGRLDLVLPKYRAVVFVHGCFWHRHEGCRYSTTPATRSEFIAGRSEQYRP
- a CDS encoding GAF domain-containing protein, whose amino-acid sequence is MTPKASHADIVMEATQSTSAAAKSRVAASWHRSVIKHGLDPDEHRAPDRIEQKSLQFRMETLEKFMTVASPRLDALFSLVGQSGCAVFLTDTDGIILDQRLSDADAMAFEGWGLTTGADWSEEKEGTNGIGTCLTEQRHVIIHQDEHFYTRNTGMSCIDAPIYGSNGQLVAALDLSSARADQTEAFNRLIAAQVAQTARAIEAVNFRAAFSSARIIVAESDDAEASTLLAIDESDLVIGATREARRVFGLQRTGDLVARPATDILGREDGPTGFEKAEKAAVIRALARAGNNVSQAARQLGIGRATLYRRMKRLGLEDS
- the adh gene encoding aldehyde dehydrogenase, with amino-acid sequence MNDMTHTEAGTYVSPFKLRYDNYIGGAFVPPVNGKYFENVTPITGGLINECARSDAADIELALDAAHAAKDAWGKTSATHRANILLKIADRIEENLELLATAETWDNGKPIRETMNADVPLCADHFRYFAGVLRAQEGNMSEIDNDTVAYHYHEPLGVVGQIIPWNFSLLMAAWKLAPALAAGNCVVMKPAEQTPAAIMVFAELINDLLPAGTLNIVNGFGGEVGAALASSSRIAKIAFTGSTVTGRKIMEAATKNLIPVTLELGGKSPNIFFSDVMAKDDAFLDKAVEGFVLFAFNQGEVCTCPSRALIQEDIYEEFIARCIKRVAAIKHGDPRDPETMVGAQVSKAQHDKIMGYFTIGREEGAEVLAGGGSARFNGELSGGNYIQPTILKGHNKMRVFQEEIFGPVVSVTTFKDEAEALEIANDTMYGLGAGVWSRDMNTCYRFGRAIEAGRVWVNNYHAYPAHAAFGGYKQSGIGRENHKMMLDHYQQTKNLLVSYSPNKLGFF